Proteins encoded in a region of the Gammaproteobacteria bacterium genome:
- the tnpB gene encoding IS66 family insertion sequence element accessory protein TnpB (TnpB, as the term is used for proteins encoded by IS66 family insertion elements, is considered an accessory protein, since TnpC, encoded by a neighboring gene, is a DDE family transposase.) has translation MFVAGSHSRIWLCTEPTDMRKSFNGLGALAKNQMGHDPLSGHYFVFINRRKTQMKVLYFESSGFCLWSKRLEQGRFQVRSSSTGQRHLTWADLQLILDGVEVQKYRRFKRYEHAA, from the coding sequence ATGTTTGTTGCAGGAAGCCATAGCAGGATCTGGCTTTGCACTGAACCCACTGATATGCGCAAGTCGTTCAACGGACTGGGTGCGCTTGCCAAAAACCAAATGGGCCATGATCCGCTCAGTGGCCATTATTTCGTGTTTATCAATAGACGCAAAACCCAGATGAAAGTGCTGTACTTTGAGTCCTCTGGATTTTGCCTTTGGAGTAAACGCCTGGAGCAGGGCCGGTTCCAGGTGCGCAGTTCCTCGACTGGCCAGCGCCATTTAACCTGGGCAGATTTGCAGCTTATTCTTGACGGTGTTGAAGTACAAAAATATCGTCGATTCAAGCGCTACGAACATGCTGCGTGA
- a CDS encoding IS66 family insertion sequence element accessory protein TnpB: MAHQSRRTPAQWQAIIEQWQQSGQTGTHFCKDNTIGYASFCKWRKRLSDEQVQISPNITPQFIDLAALQAGTGHWHIVLSLGNGVELKLSQG; this comes from the coding sequence ATGGCGCACCAATCACGCCGTACACCCGCTCAGTGGCAAGCCATTATTGAACAATGGCAACAAAGTGGCCAGACGGGAACGCATTTTTGCAAAGATAATACCATTGGTTACGCCAGCTTTTGCAAATGGCGCAAGCGCCTGAGCGATGAGCAGGTCCAGATTAGTCCTAACATTACTCCTCAGTTTATCGACCTTGCCGCCCTGCAAGCAGGAACCGGTCACTGGCATATTGTGCTCAGTCTTGGCAACGGCGTGGAACTCAAACTGAGCCAAGGTTAA